AAAAGATAGAGCTATCCGACAGCCAAATACTGGAAATAAGAGAAAAAATAATGATAAATCCAGATTCGTTTGCCGCGAGGCGGTTAGCGGCAACAACGATCGAGCAAATACGTTCATCTCCGATTTTGATGACACTTATCGAAGAATATTTTAACACCCCCTCCTAGGGGGTGTTTTTTTGCTTCTGGAAAATCGGGGTTTTTTCTCACCTATGCCGGGGTTTTTTCTCACCTATGCCGGGGTTTTTTCTCACCTATGCCGGGGTTTTTCTCACCTATTGGAAAAATTTTACACACGCCGACTTTCTAGATTTGACGCGGGTTTGCGGGTTTTTTCGCAAAAAAACCTTCCATTTATATAAAAATATATAAAATATAAAAATATAAAAATATAATAAACACCACAACTATATATATAGCGAACTCAAAAAAAAGAATCCCCCCTAAAGGGGGTGGTTGTGGCGGTTTTTTAGCAGCCCTGGCAAAACGTGAAAAAGGGGGGATACCCCCCTTTTAACCCCCCACCGCCGGGAAAAAGAAAAAACGCTTGACTTTGCGAACAATCACTCGCGCTTGCACCCCGCAAACCCAACAAATTCGCGGCTTCGCTGGCTTTTTCAAAAACGAAAAACCAGCCGCACTGGCCGGCACTTTTCCACAGAAACCGGTCCAAAGTAGCGGCTGTCGAAACTGTCATTGCCTTGGCCGGCCAGCCAAACATGGCCGGCCGGGATAACGTGCCGGCCCGGGCCCGGCGTTGCTGGCACATCGCTCTGGCGGCGAAATTCTTCCCCAGCCACGACCACGGTGTCGCCGGTGACGACGTATTCATCACCTGCAACTGCGACGACTTTTTTCAGCAGCCGCGGGCGGCGGCCCCAGTCAAATACGACATAGTCACCCGCTGCCGGCGGACCAGCGGCGGCAATATATACGCCGGCCGGCGCGGAAGATGAAATATTTACCACCAGCCAGCCCGCGTCGCCAGCAAAGCCGGCCGCGGCCAGGACCAGCAGCAAGGCAGCGAAAAACTTTCGACGTATCACGAAATCAAATCACCGCCTAATCACAAAATTTTTATGATTAGTTACGCCGAAACGCTTGCGCCGCGTTTTTCACCGCTTGGGCGGCCCCAGTGCCTGCCGTCCGCGCCATCCGGCCGGCGGCAATCGTGGTTGAAATCGCACTCACGGCGCTGCCAATCGCCCCTTGGGTCGTGAGCGACGGCGCACCGGCAAGCAGTGACATGGCCAAGCCCGGCGCCTGCCAGGCGAGCAAAGCGACGGTTAGGGCCGTGAAGAATACATGCAGCATGTCGCCCTCATTTGCCGCGGCCGGCAGTGTCGCGTTCAAAAGAAGCGGCTGGGAAATTCCCACAATCGCGGCTAGAACCAGCATTTTCAGGCCGAGCGACACCACCGCGCCAATCGCCTTTTCGGCGAGGAAGGCAGTGCGGGAATGACCAGCGAAACCGATGAGCGCGAAGGCGACGGCGGAAATGAGGTAGAACTCGGTGTAGGTCAGAAAAACCTGCACGGCCACGAGGAAGTACGCGGCAAGGACGAGCAGGGCGCTGGCGACTGTCATGAGCAGTTTCACAATATTTGCCAGAGCCACGTCCATAATGGAAATTTTCCCCAATATGGGCTGGACAAGTTCATACCCTTTTTTCATGATGGCCGACGGGTCAATCCCCTGCGTCGCGCCGCCTGGCGCAATTTTTTCTGCGAACTGAAAACATCCCTGTATCCATGTATTTACCAAATATTGGTAATTATAGATGATAAAAAAGAAAAAGCCAAAACGGATAACTTCGGCTACCAGTAGGCGAATGTGGTCTGTATCATCACCTTTCAACATGTGATTAAGTGCAATAGAAATAGTTACGAGCGTCGCAAATATTCCCACAGCCACCGGCTGGATGGCGCCGGTAGCCGTGGCGAAGATGTTCGCAAAGTACTGCATCATTTCACTCATGCCCATATTTTTTACACCTCCCGGCCCGGCTGGCAGTAGCCGGGCCATTTTTATATTTACATAACACATTAACACGAATTATTTTGGCCTACAAGGCGGGTAAAAATTTGCGCAAAGGTTTTCTATCGTACCAGCTTCAGAAAAAAATTCCTGCAAAATTCTAGCGCAGCTGGTGAGGCTGTGAAAGCGGCCGCGACTGCTCGTTTTCGACAGCTCGCGACAAGTCAAACCATTGCGCCGCTGCAGCAGCAGCCGCGGCCCGCTCCTGGAGCTGTTGTTGGTACCAGGCCGCTTGCATTTGGTTGGCCTGGGACATAATTTGCCCCAATGCCATCATTTGCTGGGCCATGAGGGCGGCAATCTGATTGCCCGCCTGGGCGGCGGCCAGCGCCCCTGGCGCGGTGGCAGAAGCGGCCATCAGCGTCTGAAGCGCGGCAGATGTGCTTGGCAGCTGCGCTCCGATGAGCTGCTGGGCGCGCATGGCATCATAGATAGCCGCATTCGTCTGCGCCAGCACCGCTTGGGCGGCGGTGGAATATTGATCGGGACTGTACCCGGACCAGGCGGCAAAATCGGGGTACACCTGGGCCCAGGCGGCCTGAAAGTCAGCATATCCGGCCACGAGTGACTGCATCGTGGCAAAATTTTCCGCCAGCTGAGCAAGTGCCTGCTGCACAGCCGCCTGGCCGTATGCGCTGGCGGCGGCATCCATGTTGGCCAATTGGGCCAGCTCGGCCTGGAGCTGCTGGTTTTGAATTGCGATCTGTTGAACGAGTTTTGCCACCGCGGTCGGGTCGTACACCACCAGCGCCTCTGCCGGCCGCGGCGGGGCGGCGGCAAGAATCAGGAAGAATATTGAAAAAATGGAAAAGATTTTTTTAAACATAACGGATTCCTCCTTTTTCTCGGATCCAAAATTCTAAGAACGGCCTACCCGGACCGGTTTGGGCCAAAACCTCCCCTGCCCGCTGCCGGTCGGTGGCACTAGTAGCGGCTAGCAGCGCCAGCGCGGCCGGACCGTGGGCCAGCTCAAACAGTCGTCTACCGGCAGGCGATCGGTAATAATACTGCCGTTTCGGCACGGCGGCGGCAAGAATCTCAATTTCTCTCGCGTTTAGTCCTGCCGCGCGATAGAATTCGCGACTGTATTCGTCCATTGCCGAGGCATTCGGCAGGAAAATTTTGGTAGGGCAGTTTTCAATGATGGCAGCGGCGATAGAGGAAGTCGCGATGTCGGACAGCTGCTGCGTCGCGAACACCACGGCGGCGTTCCATTTTCTGAGTGTTTTCAGCCAGTCGCGAATTTTCGCAGAAAACGTCGAATCAGAGAGAAACAGCCAAGCTTCGTCGAGTATCAGAAGCGTCGGCACGCCAGTCAGCCGCCGCTGGATGTCGCGGAAAATAACCTGGAGTACGGCCGGGACCAACCTGGGCAAACCATATAGCCGCCCCAACTCATAAACGGTCAACCTGGCAGGCGCTGCGCCCGATCGCGGCGCGAATACGGCGGCGTATTGACCCGCTACGTAGGGCATGAGGGCCTGAACCAGGACCGGGTCCTGGAGGAGCGCGGAGAAGACGCCGAGGTTTTGGTTTTGCGCCGGCATTGTTCTGAGCTGCATCAGAGTCGCAAAAATGCGCTCCTTCTCCGCAGCCGTCACCGGCCGGGCCAGCTCGCGCTGCAGCACATCTATCAGCCATTCAGTTGCGAAAACAAGGTCGTCGTCAGAGAAAATCGCGAGTGGATTCAAGTTATACACGCTATTTGCAGCGCCTAGGTCGAAGAACGCGCCGCTCGCGGCGGTGGTGGCGACGAAGCTCGAGGCATCTTTGTCTACGTAGAAAACTTGCGAGTTCGGGTATTTCATGAAATTCGCCGCCAGGGTGGCCAGAAGGACCGATTTGCCTGAGCCCGTTGGGCCCACGATCAGCGTGTGGCCGACGTCGCCGACGTGGAGGTTCAGGAAAAACGGGTTCGACGAGTCCGTTCGGGTATACATCAGCGCCGGTCCGCGAAGGTGCTGATTTTCTGCGTCGCCTGTAAATATACTCGTAAATGGCGCGAGGTGGGCGAAGTTTAGGGCCGAGACCAGCGCCTGGCGGACATTCGCGTATATTTGTCCGGGAAGGCTGCCTATCCACGCTTCGACAGCGTTCATTTTTTCCTCGACCGCCACCGCCCCGGCGTTTCTGAGCGTCGTCAGTATTTTCCCCGCAGCCTGGTCCGCTTCCGCATCGCTGGCGGCAGTGAC
This sequence is a window from Sporolituus thermophilus DSM 23256. Protein-coding genes within it:
- a CDS encoding S26 family signal peptidase, encoding MIRRKFFAALLLVLAAAGFAGDAGWLVVNISSSAPAGVYIAAAGPPAAGDYVVFDWGRRPRLLKKVVAVAGDEYVVTGDTVVVAGEEFRRQSDVPATPGPGRHVIPAGHVWLAGQGNDSFDSRYFGPVSVEKCRPVRLVFRF
- a CDS encoding type IV secretion system protein, whose amino-acid sequence is MGMSEMMQYFANIFATATGAIQPVAVGIFATLVTISIALNHMLKGDDTDHIRLLVAEVIRFGFFFFIIYNYQYLVNTWIQGCFQFAEKIAPGGATQGIDPSAIMKKGYELVQPILGKISIMDVALANIVKLLMTVASALLVLAAYFLVAVQVFLTYTEFYLISAVAFALIGFAGHSRTAFLAEKAIGAVVSLGLKMLVLAAIVGISQPLLLNATLPAAANEGDMLHVFFTALTVALLAWQAPGLAMSLLAGAPSLTTQGAIGSAVSAISTTIAAGRMARTAGTGAAQAVKNAAQAFRRN
- a CDS encoding conjugal transfer protein TrbE; the protein is MKKKVMKKMYRLPITKRKPGHGHLPDLLPWAMLVAPGIVLNKDGSFLRCAEFRGPDLAAATPAELAAYAARLNLIFSRLGSGWYTFIEARRERIPGYPLAPGDTSCDLYVVLERERQQRLAYSQYRTRYFLTLQYLPPERVDRLSRWLLTTPAKTYSAKRWLKHFQTESSRIFDMLADIVSLRDLGDDDLLTYLHSCISTHHHPVRRLAGVTTFLDCTLSDCDFVAGFAPRLGGQPLKVISVKSLPGQTEPGIFDVLNYLDVEFRYVTRFSHLDRGAAKEAIANYSRKWFAARKSVLDLVREVVTQTETARENQEALRRADDAEEALAALDHTNFGYLTSTIVVTAASDAEADQAAGKILTTLRNAGAVAVEEKMNAVEAWIGSLPGQIYANVRQALVSALNFAHLAPFTSIFTGDAENQHLRGPALMYTRTDSSNPFFLNLHVGDVGHTLIVGPTGSGKSVLLATLAANFMKYPNSQVFYVDKDASSFVATTAASGAFFDLGAANSVYNLNPLAIFSDDDLVFATEWLIDVLQRELARPVTAAEKERIFATLMQLRTMPAQNQNLGVFSALLQDPVLVQALMPYVAGQYAAVFAPRSGAAPARLTVYELGRLYGLPRLVPAVLQVIFRDIQRRLTGVPTLLILDEAWLFLSDSTFSAKIRDWLKTLRKWNAAVVFATQQLSDIATSSIAAAIIENCPTKIFLPNASAMDEYSREFYRAAGLNAREIEILAAAVPKRQYYYRSPAGRRLFELAHGPAALALLAATSATDRQRAGEVLAQTGPGRPFLEFWIREKGGIRYV